In Anabrus simplex isolate iqAnaSimp1 chromosome 12, ASM4041472v1, whole genome shotgun sequence, a genomic segment contains:
- the LOC136884340 gene encoding ADP-ribosylation factor-like protein 16, whose translation MLCLCLGPTSSGKTLLLKKLQNRENIDLTSNTVPTVGTNLVTIKFENQKEITIREIGGAMAPIWRNYYQGVHKIIYVVDASNLCQIAAAGVLLYTILAEPSLQKTKVLLALSKMDTSYRQMRNEALLMLQLSRLKKEIPQEITVVETSAMTGDGTENVLKWLQGRPMTDKIK comes from the exons ATGTTGTGCCTTTGTTTAGGCCCTACAAGCTCAGGAAAGACATTATTGTTGAAGAAGTTACAGAATAGAGAAAACATCGATCTCACTTCAAACACTGTACCGACAGTGGGTACTAATCTCGTCACTATCAAGTTTGAGAATCAGAAAGAAATAACAATCCGAGAAATTGGAGGGGCAATGGCCCCTATTTGGAGAAACTATTACCAAGGAGTTCATAAAATTATATACGTTGTGGATGCGAGTAACCTATGCCAAATAGCAGCAGCAGGAGTCTTACTATACACCATTCTAGCGGAACCCAGCCTTCAGAAAACAAAG GTGCTGCTTGCCCTCTCCAAGATGGACACCTCATATAGGCAGATGAGGAATGAAGCCCTATTGATGCTACAGTTATCTCGACTTAAGAAGGAGATTCCACAAGAGATCACGGTTGTGGAGACCAGTGCCATGACAGGAGATGGGACAGAGAACGTCTTGAAGTGGCTACAGGGTCGCCCAATGACAGACAAAATCAAGTGA